The Myxococcota bacterium genomic interval GGCGATCGAGTCGCTGGGCCGGCGCGCGCGCGCCTACTCCGCGTCGGTCGACTCACTCGAGGCCTGCCAGGCGATGGTCGACGCCGTGGTCAAGGACTTCGGCTTCGTCGACATCCTGGTGAACAACGCCGGCATCGCCAGCCGCGGCCAGACCGTGAAGAACACCGACCCGGCGGAGTTCGAGCGCGTGGTGCGCACGCACGCCTTCGGCGCCTGGTACCTGTGCCACCTCGTGATCCCGTCCATGCGCA includes:
- a CDS encoding SDR family NAD(P)-dependent oxidoreductase, which translates into the protein MSLQGRVALVTGGSRGIGRAIALGLAEDGANVAVNYRKDDAAAKETVAAIESLGRRARAYSASVDSLEACQAMVDAVVKDFGFVDILVNNAGIASRGQTVKNTDPAEFERVVRTHAFGAWYLCHLVIPSMR